A genome region from Streptomyces pratensis includes the following:
- a CDS encoding non-ribosomal peptide synthetase codes for MSSENVGHGVGELVAAPAGMDQDALRGVVSDLLGIELTAADDDSNLFELGLQSLELMRLANRLGRAGVKATFSQLSDDPRLAAWFGMLAPGAVAAPVPQPRSPEAEHEGRTDLPFPLTAVQQAYLIGRSEHQPLGGVSCHAYLEFDAEGVEPRRLERAVRALIERHPMLRVSFADDATQRVMPESPWPGVTLHEFRELSRDEAAAAVTAVRDRLSHRRLDVGRGEVIDVQLSRLPGAVDRLHFNVDLLAADLASIRVLLADLAALYEDPDALEEITCTFGGYVAEQEAVRGQERERARAYWQERLPSLPGGPKLPLAVDPEAVSVPRFVRRSRGLTTEEWRLMERRAGEAGLTPSVVLATAFAMVLGRWSGDERFLLNLPLFDRDLDAHAQINQVVADFTGLVLVEIDLSGGSFADCARAVRKRMHEGIANSAYSGVEVLRDFVRADLDAPRTAPVVFACDLSAPLVPDEFHARFGEATWMISQTPQIWLDHQVYRTRDGGVLLVWDAVEELFPAGVLDVMMSAYEALVHGLLAGGWEGALPDIPLPVAQRRQREAVNAETRTMTRNLLHTAFFEHADARSGQPALLWGEEGATAHDELARRALRIAGALARRGVGPGSCVAVTAPKGADQIAAVLGVLAAGAAYVPIGVDQPAERRARILGLSGARVVLAGGDAPEPAGAGAEVLTIGEALLAPPLGAPVSVDPDDTAYVIFTSGSTGLPKGVEVSHRAAVNTVEDINERFGIGAGDRVLAVSALDFDLSVWDVFGLLAAGGSAVLVPESGRRDAAEWLALCHRHSVTVWNTVPALLDMVLTAADGEPLPGTLRLALLSGDWIGLDLPGRLARSSGRCRLTALGGATEAAIWSNAYEVTAVPDGWPSIPYGRPLRNQKFRVVDGRGRDCPDWVAGELWIGGAGVALGYRGDPGLTAERFPEQDGERWYRTGDLGRYRPDGNLEFLGRLDHQVKINGFRVELGEIETCLQAHPSVAQAVAVPLTEGRRELVAAVVERPPAAAGAPAATVPAGGGRRGSAFLPPVTAAPAESDPHPHEHRLVEVLLAGVVAPLIGDDGDGARYSSVCTVQRPVVDLWLEYLAQRSVLVRRADAAYRHGPRWAEVTDPAWIEQVREAARDTCLDAVATSLEWAGPLFGAIASGDADATALLDDPVLAPEALNDLMPGTADCLGAVADDLRQRAGDAAPPAVAEWDAAGGRGTVRLLDALAPGSVGYTLLGSSPPALDRAGKLLNERGHHTRTAVQGAGAITGQHVHAFDAVVANNVAHRMPDPEVAVATMALLLAPGGRLYLLEREHPTPLALLTALPLEARAGRFEEGRQDSAWLYGRDRWSRACTEAGLSDVRVLRAGDTGEVLLVADRPGTALGADGDELRRWAAERLPEHMVPARFAVLPALPLSGNGKVDRRRIRAVLEQSADRLREVGDPPRGATETFVAERWTKLLALDSVGRDENFFRLGGDSLLATRFVTEVRGAWGVELPMREVMRTPTVAGLSALIDQLGPADGRHDGDEYEEGAV; via the coding sequence GGGGCGGTCGCCGCGCCGGTACCGCAGCCACGGTCACCCGAAGCGGAGCACGAAGGCCGCACGGACCTGCCGTTCCCGCTCACGGCGGTGCAGCAGGCATACCTGATCGGCCGTTCGGAGCACCAGCCGCTCGGCGGCGTCAGCTGCCACGCCTACCTGGAGTTCGACGCGGAGGGGGTGGAACCCCGGCGTCTGGAGCGGGCCGTACGGGCGCTGATCGAACGGCACCCCATGCTGCGCGTGTCGTTCGCCGACGACGCGACCCAGCGCGTCATGCCGGAATCGCCGTGGCCAGGCGTGACGCTGCACGAGTTCCGCGAGCTGTCGCGCGACGAGGCGGCGGCGGCGGTGACGGCTGTCCGTGACCGGCTGTCGCACCGTCGGCTGGACGTCGGCAGGGGCGAGGTCATCGACGTACAGCTGAGCCGGCTCCCCGGCGCGGTGGACCGGCTCCACTTCAACGTCGATCTCCTGGCCGCCGACCTGGCCAGCATCCGTGTGCTGCTCGCCGATCTGGCCGCCCTGTACGAGGACCCCGACGCCCTCGAGGAGATCACCTGCACGTTCGGCGGGTACGTCGCCGAGCAGGAAGCGGTCCGGGGCCAGGAACGTGAGAGGGCCCGGGCCTACTGGCAGGAGCGGCTGCCGTCGCTGCCGGGAGGCCCGAAGCTGCCGTTGGCGGTGGACCCCGAGGCGGTCTCCGTACCGAGGTTCGTCCGCCGCTCCCGCGGACTCACGACGGAGGAATGGCGCCTGATGGAGAGGCGGGCGGGTGAGGCGGGCCTGACACCCTCGGTGGTGCTGGCCACGGCGTTCGCCATGGTGCTCGGCCGGTGGAGCGGGGACGAACGCTTCCTGCTCAACCTCCCGCTGTTCGACCGTGACCTCGACGCACACGCCCAGATCAACCAGGTCGTGGCCGACTTCACGGGGCTGGTACTGGTCGAGATCGACCTGTCCGGCGGCAGCTTCGCCGACTGCGCCCGTGCCGTGCGGAAGCGGATGCACGAAGGCATCGCCAACTCCGCGTACTCCGGCGTCGAGGTACTGCGGGACTTCGTCCGCGCGGATCTCGACGCGCCCCGCACGGCGCCGGTCGTGTTCGCCTGCGACCTGTCGGCACCGCTGGTGCCGGACGAGTTCCACGCCCGCTTCGGCGAGGCGACGTGGATGATCTCCCAGACCCCGCAGATCTGGCTCGACCACCAGGTCTACCGCACCCGCGACGGCGGGGTGCTGCTGGTGTGGGACGCCGTCGAGGAACTCTTCCCGGCCGGTGTGCTGGACGTGATGATGTCGGCCTACGAGGCGCTGGTCCATGGCCTGCTCGCCGGCGGGTGGGAGGGCGCGCTGCCGGACATACCCCTGCCCGTGGCACAGCGGCGGCAGCGTGAGGCCGTCAACGCGGAAACCCGCACGATGACGCGGAACCTTCTGCACACGGCGTTCTTCGAGCATGCCGACGCGAGGTCCGGGCAGCCCGCCCTGCTGTGGGGTGAGGAGGGCGCGACGGCACACGACGAACTGGCGCGGCGCGCCCTGCGCATCGCCGGCGCACTGGCGCGCCGAGGTGTCGGCCCCGGCTCGTGCGTCGCCGTCACCGCCCCGAAGGGCGCCGATCAGATCGCGGCCGTGCTCGGGGTCCTCGCCGCGGGCGCCGCGTACGTACCGATCGGTGTCGACCAGCCGGCCGAGCGGCGCGCCCGCATCCTCGGACTCAGCGGAGCCCGGGTGGTGCTCGCCGGCGGCGATGCCCCGGAACCGGCGGGCGCCGGTGCCGAGGTGCTGACGATCGGCGAGGCGCTGCTCGCCCCTCCTCTGGGCGCTCCGGTGTCCGTCGATCCCGACGACACCGCCTACGTGATCTTCACCTCGGGTTCCACGGGCCTCCCGAAGGGGGTCGAAGTCAGCCACCGGGCCGCGGTGAACACCGTCGAGGACATCAACGAGCGGTTCGGTATCGGGGCCGGCGACCGGGTACTGGCGGTGTCCGCCCTGGATTTCGACCTCTCGGTGTGGGACGTCTTCGGGCTCCTCGCGGCCGGCGGCTCCGCCGTCCTGGTGCCGGAGTCCGGACGGCGCGATGCCGCCGAGTGGCTGGCGCTGTGCCACCGGCATTCGGTGACGGTCTGGAACACCGTCCCGGCCCTGCTCGACATGGTGCTGACGGCGGCCGACGGGGAACCCCTCCCCGGCACATTGCGCCTGGCCCTGCTGTCAGGCGACTGGATCGGACTCGACCTGCCCGGCCGGCTCGCCCGGTCGAGCGGCCGATGCCGGCTGACCGCACTCGGCGGTGCCACGGAAGCCGCGATCTGGTCGAACGCCTACGAGGTCACGGCGGTACCGGACGGGTGGCCGTCGATCCCCTACGGAAGGCCCTTGCGGAACCAGAAGTTCCGTGTGGTGGACGGCCGTGGCCGGGACTGTCCCGACTGGGTGGCCGGTGAGCTCTGGATCGGCGGTGCCGGTGTCGCGCTCGGCTACCGGGGTGATCCCGGGCTGACCGCGGAACGCTTCCCCGAGCAGGACGGCGAGCGCTGGTACCGCACGGGCGATCTCGGGCGCTACCGGCCGGACGGCAACCTGGAGTTCCTCGGACGGCTCGATCACCAGGTGAAAATCAACGGCTTCCGGGTCGAGCTGGGGGAGATCGAGACCTGCCTGCAGGCGCACCCCTCGGTGGCGCAGGCCGTGGCCGTACCCCTCACCGAAGGGCGCCGGGAACTGGTCGCCGCCGTGGTCGAGCGCCCACCGGCTGCGGCCGGGGCCCCGGCCGCCACGGTCCCGGCCGGAGGCGGACGGCGGGGGAGCGCGTTCCTCCCGCCGGTGACAGCTGCCCCGGCGGAGTCCGATCCGCATCCGCATGAGCACCGGCTGGTGGAGGTGCTGCTGGCGGGTGTCGTCGCACCGCTGATCGGTGACGACGGCGACGGGGCGCGGTACTCGTCCGTCTGCACCGTGCAACGCCCGGTGGTGGACCTGTGGCTCGAGTACCTCGCGCAACGCTCCGTGCTGGTACGCCGCGCCGACGCGGCGTACCGGCACGGTCCCAGATGGGCGGAGGTCACGGATCCGGCCTGGATCGAGCAGGTGCGCGAAGCCGCCCGGGACACGTGTCTCGACGCGGTCGCGACCTCTCTGGAATGGGCCGGTCCGCTCTTCGGGGCCATCGCTTCCGGTGACGCCGACGCCACCGCGCTGCTGGACGACCCGGTGCTGGCGCCCGAGGCTCTGAACGATCTGATGCCGGGCACGGCCGATTGCCTCGGGGCCGTCGCGGACGACCTGCGGCAACGCGCGGGCGACGCCGCCCCGCCGGCCGTGGCGGAATGGGATGCCGCCGGCGGGCGCGGCACCGTGCGGCTGCTCGACGCACTCGCTCCGGGCTCGGTCGGGTACACACTGCTCGGTTCCTCGCCGCCTGCGCTGGACAGGGCCGGGAAGCTGCTGAACGAGCGGGGGCACCACACGCGCACCGCGGTGCAGGGCGCCGGCGCGATAACCGGGCAGCACGTCCACGCCTTCGACGCCGTCGTGGCGAACAACGTGGCGCACCGCATGCCGGACCCGGAGGTGGCTGTCGCCACCATGGCGCTGCTGCTCGCGCCGGGCGGACGCCTCTACCTGCTCGAACGAGAACACCCCACCCCGCTCGCGCTGCTGACCGCGCTGCCGTTGGAGGCGCGCGCCGGGAGGTTCGAGGAGGGGCGGCAGGATTCCGCCTGGCTGTACGGGCGTGACCGGTGGTCACGGGCCTGCACCGAGGCAGGACTGAGCGACGTCCGGGTGCTGCGCGCCGGGGACACCGGCGAGGTCCTGCTGGTCGCGGACCGGCCAGGGACGGCCCTCGGCGCCGACGGGGACGAGTTGCGCCGATGGGCGGCGGAACGGCTGCCCGAACACATGGTTCCCGCCCGCTTCGCCGTGCTGCCGGCGCTGCCGCTCAGCGGCAACGGCAAGGTCGACCGGCGACGGATACGGGCCGTTCTCGAACAGTCCGCCGACCGGCTACGAGAGGTGGGCGATCCGCCGCGGGGCGCCACCGAGACGTTCGTCGCCGAGCGGTGGACGAAGCTGCTCGCCCTGGACTCGGTGGGCCGGGACGAGAACTTCTTCAGGCTCGGCGGGGACAGCCTGCTCGCGACGCGCTTCGTCACCGAGGTGCGGGGTGCGTGGGGTGTCGAACTGCCCATGCGTGAGGTCATGCGCACACCGACCGTCGCAGGGCTGAGCGCGCTCATCGACCAGCTCGGTCCCGCCGACGGCCGGCACGACGGCGACGAATACGAAGAAGGTGCGGTGTGA